The Sus scrofa isolate TJ Tabasco breed Duroc chromosome 4, Sscrofa11.1, whole genome shotgun sequence genomic sequence atcaggttagggatctggcacagTCACCGAAatggctggggtcgctgctgtggtgtgggtttgacctctggcctgggaacttctgtatgctgtgggcatggtcaaaaaaacaaaaacaaaaaaagaatgcccAAAAAAGTATTCATCCTTTTTCCTATGATGATTACCTcagtatttattcattaaaaaattaatttgtgctTATTGATGTATACTTTACACACAAGAAATATACAATTCTTAAATGTACAGCTTACATTTACATGCGAGTACACCCATATCAAGACACAGAAAATTTCTAGCACCCAGAGGAGTCATTACCAGCCTGCTGCAGGTGATCATTCTAACCTTTATTTAGCACCATAGATTAGTGTTACCTGTTTTTTGAACTTcttataaatagaatcacataGTATGAAtacatttgtgtttctctttgctCAGCATTGTCtatgagattcatccatgtgtgTGGCagtaatttgttaatttttattgctgTGGGGTATTGCAGTATAGGAATATACTACATTCTTGTACATGCTTTTTGGATGTAAACATTTTGTCTGGTGtttatccaggagtggaattgctaggtcatagggTAAACACAGTGTTTATTTCTGAAATGGCAAATTCATTTGAAGAATTTTTGAGATATCCCTGCTTTGTTggtgccaggtactattctaaaGGGTTTACAtgtctaaacttttaaaattcttgcaACAAGTCCAGGAAGTAGCTGTTGTTATTACTCTTGATTTATCATTGAGGAAGCAGAGACCCTTAGAGGTTAGGCAGTTTGCTCATGGTCACAgatctggtaaaaaaaaaaaaaaacaaaaacaaacaaacaacaacaaaaaaacccatagagTCAGGCTGCAGAATTTGGACTCTTAACTGTTAAGCTATTCTGCCTCCTAATCCAGGATTTGGACCTCTCAGGTTCCAGGCTCTGTACATTTATTCTCATTTGTTGTCACAACTCTATTATGGTAgcgtgtatttttatttaattgtcaaacttctatttttttttttaaatggccaccatggcatgtggaagttcccaggccagggattgagtttgaggggcagctgtgacctatgccgcagctgtggcagtgccggatcctttaatccactgcaccaggccagggatggaaccagaacctccacagcaaccagagccactgcagtcagattctcaaccctcTCTGCTATAGTGGGAATGCCTGTTATAGCTTTTATAATATAAAAGACCACAGTCTACTGTTTATAGCTGGCATTTAGAGAGTGGTTTGTTGactaaagagaaatattttagaaaaaagatcCTAATTCTATAAatatagttttggagttcccattgtggcttagtgggttaagaacccaacttagcatctgtgaggctgcaggttcgattcctggactcactcagtagattgcagatgtggcttggactcagcgttgctatggctgtggcaaaggccagcggctgcagctctgattcgaccctgaccctggtaacttccatatgctgcaggtgaaaaaaaggtacagttttatttatttatgcaaaaACCACTTAATTACCCTATCAGGAGCCAGGTAGAAGGGATAAAGGTAAAGATGACATGGTCTCTCCTTTGAAGTGTTCACAGAAAGGATATGAGACCAAGGTCAAAGTAAAGGACGGAGTACTTAAATGCTATCTCCAGGATATGAACAAAGAGATGTAGGTGCACTGAGGCTGTGTGTGGGAATAGGGAAGCTTCATGAAAGAAGAAGTAATAACTGGCTGGGAGCTGGAAGGATGCAGAGGATTCTGCAGGTCAAGAGGAGGCTGAAGCATTCTAGCTGTATGTGCAATGGCAGGGAGCTCTGTAAAGGCCTTGCTCATCTCATGAATGATGAGCAGCTCAGTACAGAGGCGACTGGGGGTGGAGTTGaggagagatgggaagaaaaggggaagggagaggagtaTGGTTGGAATATAGAATGGAACTAGAATGCAAACTAAATGTTTGATTAACTAGGCAGGAAGGACCTAGCAAGGAACTCAGTTGCCTTTGGTTAAAAACCCCAGAGGTGTTAAAGGAGCTAAGATCCAGCCTGTTTGTCTGTGATGGTGTACTACTTTTACAAATGGCTGGCTCCGTTTTATGTTTTAATAGCTCTAGTAAGACTGCTGGGAAAGGAGCTCTGGGGAGCAATAGATAGTAATTGAGCCTGATATAACCTGTATAGGATATTGGCCTATCTGGACTTATCTAAGAAGATTTTATAGCTGGATGGAGTCTAAACTATTAAATCTAATTCTGTCCCTGTCTCAcgatctctccctctccctctctgtaaCAGAGGGAGAAACCTTGGCTGGGTAAGCTAAGTGACTTCATGAAGTCCATAGGCTCGTTAGCTAAGCAATGGGAGAGTGATGAAGAACAGACTGAGTCAGGAAAACCTTGGTTCTACTCATGTCCTTATAAGTGGctctgtgaccttcagcaagtGCTTTAACTCCTCTGAGTctcggtttccttatctgtgataCAAACAATTACAGTTGGCCTTCTGTATCCACTGGTTCTGTATTTGAGGAGTCAATCAACCATGGatggaaaatattaagaaaaaaaatccagaaagttccaaaaagcaaaacttgaatttgccctTCACTGGCAtaatatttacatagtatttacattgtatttataacTCTTGACacaacatttacattgtattaggtattagaGGTAATTTATCTGGGAGGGTTTGCTTATGTTACATGCAAacactataccattttatatacaGGACTTGAACATCCTCCAATTTTAGTATCGACTGGGGGTCCTCATTGGTACTAAGGTACAACTGTGTATCTACTTTGGGAGCTCACCTAGCATAGGGCTTATCTCATAATAAGGGTTCAATATACTCTCTTTTCCCTTCACCCTCCCTAACAGCACAGGGTCACTGTGATAGAagtaaaaaaaagatcagaggtCAGAGAGACTGAGAGATGAGTAGGGCCTTGAAGGTACCAGAGTTGTCATGGGGTCACCACTATCTGTATTTTGTTCTATGTCCTGTAGGGCTGAAAAGTTGACACTATTGGAACTTCCAGAGTTGATTCGAATCTTTGGGAGAGTCGCACTAGCAGAAGAGGTTGATGAATAgttcaaaatgaaatttcattaACTTCTAGTGATAGCTATATCTTCCCATCCCAGTTCTCCCCTTCTCAGTCTCATACTTTTATCTTGAAATAGAATTGGAAAGTTGTTAATTGAGCACAGAATCTGAGCTAAGAGAGTCGGATAGTCTTCAGAAATATTTCACCCAGGCTATGAGAACAAATTGATACTTTTACAACCAAGGAACCTTCTATAATAGTCTAAACCTTTCTGTATAGCAAACACTCTTAGTGTTAAACATAACACATTCCTACTGTAATTGTCCCATTTAGACAGTATGTGGACCGTATCTTTCTATTAACATGTTCATCTTCTGAAATGCTATAATCAGTTGGATTGGAATTATCTTCAGTTATATCCTACTGTTGAGGAAACACTCTTATTATTTTGTACTTGGGTGTTTCACAAATCTATACCAGCATTCTTGCTAGCGGTAATCTCTAGAGATAGCTGATattaaccattttattattttattttgttttattttatttatctttttaggaccgcacccacggcatattgaggttctcaggctaggggtcaaatcagggcctaagccacagccttAACAAAGTCAGAGCCAAGctgtctctgcgacctacaccacagctcactggcaatgctggatccttaacccactgagtgagaccagggatagaacctgcaccctcatggatgctagtcagatttgtttccactcaacTTCCGATATTAACCATTTTAACTTCCACAGTTCAGtagattttctccattttctagaGGCATCTTATTACAGATCACTTTGTACTAGTCTCAATTATCTGTATACCCATTGCCTGATAGGTAGCATTACTCCACAAATGTCAGTTGGACAGAGGTGAGGATATATGAGGAGCACTAGAAAAAGGCTCAAGGAATAGAATTTAAGTCTGTTTTCTCTGTAGCATTCTACCTTCTATTATTATAGGATACTTAGGTCATTATGGGATACTCAGGAAAGTGTGACAATGGTGTGGGGATGTAGAACTCCCAGGGATGGGAAGCTGTGGAGGAAGAAATAGAACTTTCAGGAAGGATTGCTATGGAAAGTGTGCAGGATTATACACGGGAGTTTCTAGGGGCTGCTACTGAAGTTTAAGAGAGCAATGATGAAGCATACAAGAGGATCATGGAGGAAAAGGCTGAAGTTAAAGAAGTGACACTGGATATTCAGGGAACAGTAGATTCTGGCCTAGGTACCTGGAGGACTGTTGGTGAAATTCAGGGAAAGAGAGCAAAGACAGACGAGTGGGAGTTGTTTGGATGAGTTCGATTTTGGATAGAATTGTTGGGACAAACAGGCTAAAGTATCCAATAAGCAGTTAGGTATGAGTCTGAGCTTCTGAAACAAATGTGGATGTTGGTTGAAAGCATGCAAGGAGTAAGACGTCGGGGAGAGTAAGAATgggagtgtgggggaggggcgagTAGGAAGGCAGAGCCCAGCTGGACAACGGGATTTATTGAGGGCAGAGGAATAGAAGCAAAATGAGGAAAGAAGGAGGGCGACATTTTGAAGGCCAAGGGAGCAAGTTTCCAGGCGGTATTGGACGCCTCCTAGAGGTCAAAAGGATGACAAAAATCTATTTTAGCCCTTCGTGCAGCTGGAGCCCAGGCAGGTGGGGATCCCGCGAAGCCACACCGCAGTCAACGACTAAATTGAAAGAAAGGAGGCGGCCTTCGCGGTACTATATTCTTCAAGGGAACTTGGCTTTGACGAGACCGAAGGGGAGGGACTTGAAGGGTAATTTAGGGCAGAAGGGGCTAATAAGCTGCAGAGTCCGGTACCCGTGAATGGAAGTAAACCGTATCTCCTGGAGGCTCTCTGCAGTCCTTTTGATTTCCCTTGCCGTAAAGTGGAAAGAAATCCTACCACGGTAcgctggggggaaaaaacaaaacaaaacaaaaaactgctactgaaaaaaaacaaaacagaaacagtgtcCTGCTTGAAAGCCTCCTCTTTAAAAATCCTGGCATGCAAATATGGGGCTTTAATGTGGCTCACAGCGATTGGTAGGTACGTACAAGATCCGTCATTTCCTCACAGTGAGAGATGCAAACGAAGAGTCTGTTTTCCGCTTTCCTATTGGCTATTTGATCATACTCCGCTTTTAGCCAATCAAACCACCTCCCTTCACCCCTCCCGGTAGCTCTTATAAATTACATCAAATTGGTTATCCTCTCCACATCCTTCTCCTTGAAAAAGAAGCTGTAACTGCATTTTTAGCCGTAATGTCAGGACGCGGAAAGCAGGGAGGCAAAGCTCGGGCCAAGGCCAAGTCGCGCTCGTCCCGGGCAGGCCTGCAGTTCCCGGTGGGGCGAGTACACCGCCTGCTGCGCAAAGGCAACTACGCCGAGCGGGTGGGGGCCGGCGCGCCGGTGTACCTGGCGGCAGTGCTGGAGTACCTGACCGCGGAAATCCTGGAGCTGGCGGGCAACGCGGCGCGAGACAACAAGAAGACGCGTATCATCCCTCGCCATTTGCAACTAGCCGTGAGAAATGACGAAGAGCTCAACAAGTTACTGGGGGGTGTCACTATTGCCCAGGGCGGCGTCTTGCCTAATATCCAGGCAGTCTTGTTGCCCAAGAAAACGGAGAGTCACAAGCCTGGCAAGAATAAGTAATCAGGCCTGACACCATCCCCTTTCACCCCAAAGGCTCTTTTAAGAGCCACCAAAGTGTCAAATGAAGGGCTGATCACAGAATAGCGCGTTAGCTCTTTTTTTGAAAACTtgggtggctctaaaaagagcCTTTGGTCTTTGGTTTACTGTGTCAGgatttatttgcttttggctttgtGGCTTTCGGTTTTCTTTGGTAATAGGACAGCTTGGATGTTGGGCAAGACGCCGCCCTGGGCGATGGTGACTTTGCCCAACAGCTTGTTCAGCTCCTCGTCGTTGCGGATAGCCAGCTGCAAGTGGCGGGGGATGATGCGCGTCTTCTTGTTGTCTCGCGCCGCGTTGCCCGCCAGCTCCAGAATTTCCGCGGTCAGGTACTCGAGGACCGCCGCCATGTAGACGGGCGCGCCGGCCCCCACCCGCTCGGCGTAGTTGCCTTTGCGCAGCAGGCGGTGTACTCGCCCCACCGGGAACTGTAGGCCTGCGCGGGACGAGCGTGACTTGGCTTTTGCGCGAGCCTTACCTCCCTGCTTGCCACGACCGGACATGACTGAAAAGAAGATTTAGAAGCCTAAACCCAGATTCTCGCAATAAACAAGATTGAAAGATCAGCAACTGGAAAGCCTTTATAAGCTTTCCTAGGGGTGGGGTCAGGAACGAGTTTTTCATTGGTCCTAAATTGGCTCCAGAAGTGGCCAATAAGGTCAAGCGTCGGTGTTGTTGCGTAGACATTACTGATAACGCAAGGTCTCTACACGGTCCAATGGAAACCGAAGACTTTTGGAGCCTTAATTTGCATACGGTGGTTATAAAAGGATCAGGCCCGCCCATTCTCATACTTCTTTTCTTTGCTAAACGGTGTTGTGTTCCACAATGCCTGAGCCAGCAAAATCTGCTCCCGCGCCCAAGAAGGGCTCGAAGAAAGCCGTCACCAAAGCCCAGAAGAAGGACGGCAAGAAGCGGAAGCGCAGCCGCAAGGAGAGCTATTCCATCTACGTGTACAAGGTGCTGAAGCAGGTGCACCCGGACACGGGCATCTCGTCCAAGGCCATGGGCATCATGAACTCCTTCGTCAACGACATCTTCGAGCGCATCGCGGGCGAAGCGTCCCGCCTGGCTCATTACAACAAGCGCTCGACCATCACGTCCCGGGAGATCCAGACGGCCGTGCGCCTGCTGCTGCCCGGCGAGCTGGCCAAGCACGCCGTATCCGAGGGCACCAAGGCAGTCACCAAGTACACCAGCTCCAAGTGAGTCCCTGCCGGGACGTGGCGCTCGCTCGAGTCGCCGTGCCGCTTGACTCCAAAaggctcttttcagagccaccCACCTAGTCACCAGAAAAGAGCTTTGTTCACTTGTTTTCCCTCTTAGT encodes the following:
- the LOC100738859 gene encoding histone H2B type 2-E codes for the protein MPEPAKSAPAPKKGSKKAVTKAQKKDGKKRKRSRKESYSIYVYKVLKQVHPDTGISSKAMGIMNSFVNDIFERIAGEASRLAHYNKRSTITSREIQTAVRLLLPGELAKHAVSEGTKAVTKYTSSK
- the LOC100154181 gene encoding histone H2A type 2-B, with amino-acid sequence MSGRGKQGGKARAKAKSRSSRAGLQFPVGRVHRLLRKGNYAERVGAGAPVYLAAVLEYLTAEILELAGNAARDNKKTRIIPRHLQLAVRNDEELNKLLGGVTIAQGGVLPNIQAVLLPKKTESHKPGKNK
- the LOC106510170 gene encoding histone H2A type 2-C, with the translated sequence MSGRGKQGGKARAKAKSRSSRAGLQFPVGRVHRLLRKGNYAERVGAGAPVYMAAVLEYLTAEILELAGNAARDNKKTRIIPRHLQLAIRNDEELNKLLGKVTIAQGGVLPNIQAVLLPKKTESHKAKSK